A single Dasypus novemcinctus isolate mDasNov1 chromosome 4, mDasNov1.1.hap2, whole genome shotgun sequence DNA region contains:
- the CGGBP1 gene encoding CGG triplet repeat-binding protein 1 translates to MERFVVTAPPARNRSKTALYVTPLDRVTEFGGELHEDGGKLFCTSCNVVLNHVRKSAISDHLKSKTHTKRKAEFEEQNVRKKQRPLTASLQCNSTAQTEKVSVIQDFVKMCLEANIPLEKADHPAVRAFLSRHVKNGGSIPKSDQLRRAYLPDGYENENQLLNSQDC, encoded by the coding sequence atggaaaGATTTGTAGTAACAGCACCACCAGCTCGAAACCGTTCTAAGACTGCTTTGTATGTAACTCCCCTGGATCGAGTCACTGAGTTTGGAGGTGAGCTACATGAAGATGGAGGAAAACTCTTCTGCACTTCTTGCAATGTGGTTCTGAATCATGTTCGGAAGTCTGCCATTAGTGACCACCTCAAGTCCAAGACTCATACTAAgagaaaggcagaatttgaagaGCAGAATGTGAGAAAGAAGCAGAGGCCCCTAACTGCATCTCTTCAGTGCAACAGTACTGCACAAACAGAGAAAGTCAGTGTTATCCAGGACTTTGTAAAAATGTGCCTGGAAGCCAACATCCCTCTTGAGAAAGCTGATCACCCAGCAGTCCGTGCTTTTCTTTCTCGCCATGTGAAGAATGGAGGCTCCATACCTAAGTCAGACCAGCTGAGGAGAGCATACCTGCCTGATGGATATGAGAATGAGAATCAGCTCCTCAATTCACAAGATTGTTGA